The following is a genomic window from Anaeromicrobium sediminis.
GTTGTCCTACTTCGGTTATATTAAGACAATTAACAACTAAATTAGGTATTTCTAATGAAGATTTGTTTAGGCTAATTGAGTCTCCCTCAGCCATGCATGTGCAGGAGCTAATAAACCAATTATTTCTGTATATTGAAAGACATGATTTTAAGAATATTTATAGTTTAATTGATAAAGAAGAAAAAAAGCTTCATGTAAAATCAATTCATGATATACAGCTCATAAAATTTTTAAAATGTATTAGTAAGACAATTTTATATGAAGATTATAAATCTGGAATTGATCAAATTAAAAACATATTAAAGCTTACTTATATTGAAGGTAGTAATCCTTGTGGTACAGAATTTTCAATAATGTTTATGTATGGGTATTTTCTTTTGCTAGATAATCAAAAAGAGGAAGCATATAATTACTTGAAAAATCTAAAAAAATATTGTAATACTATTGATTTTTTTTATACTCGCCAGATTATTCCAAGGTTTTATGTATTTTTAGTTTTAGCTTGTCTTGATACATCAAATTTAGACGAATGCTTTGAATATCTTGATTTTTCCATTGATTACAGTAAAAAATATAATAAGCTCTCTGTTTTACCAGAGTTATACTTTTTAAAAAGCGAATTATACTATAGGTTAAAAAAAGAAGAGGAATTTAAAATATTGTATAACAAAGCTTTAACTCTATATGAGTTGACCAAACATTCTGACGATGAATATTTTCATACATTCGTAAAAAACAGATTAATAAAACTAAAAAACGAGCTAAATACTTAGCTCGCTTTCATTTTAATATCTTCTTCTACTATACCAGCTGCCACCTCATCAAAATACTATCTTA
Proteins encoded in this region:
- a CDS encoding helix-turn-helix domain-containing protein → MEETNYYIKVGQIIKDLRLKKNMSRKQLADGICSVSYISRIENGRRCPTSVILRQLTTKLGISNEDLFRLIESPSAMHVQELINQLFLYIERHDFKNIYSLIDKEEKKLHVKSIHDIQLIKFLKCISKTILYEDYKSGIDQIKNILKLTYIEGSNPCGTEFSIMFMYGYFLLLDNQKEEAYNYLKNLKKYCNTIDFFYTRQIIPRFYVFLVLACLDTSNLDECFEYLDFSIDYSKKYNKLSVLPELYFLKSELYYRLKKEEEFKILYNKALTLYELTKHSDDEYFHTFVKNRLIKLKNELNT